One part of the Vogesella sp. LIG4 genome encodes these proteins:
- a CDS encoding class I SAM-dependent rRNA methyltransferase, protein MSTLTELLQAADARRAELTPRLAEEHTNAYRLFHGSAEGRPGLSIDRYGDVLLLQTFHHPLSDDEYAAIVAHYAPLNLHPVYNDRSEANSRIGNPLPADELEQAQLPRLISELGVNYHFQARHQGQDPWLFLDLRAGRRRVMELAAGKSVLNLFAYTGGVGVAAAKAGASFVMNVDFAESSLQVARANAKLNALTTRPRCVQSDCFAAMRQLSGIGQPKMVRGKKMPPFPALEPRQFDLVFLDPPRYAKSPFGVVDLINDYPALLKPALLSTAPGGVLICCNNVAQVDRDTWLAQLLRSAEKAGRPVHSHEWIEPEGDFPSFDGQPPLKMVLLHV, encoded by the coding sequence ATGTCCACCCTGACCGAACTGCTGCAGGCCGCCGACGCGCGCCGTGCCGAGCTGACTCCCCGCCTGGCGGAAGAGCACACCAATGCCTACCGCCTGTTCCACGGCAGCGCCGAAGGCCGCCCCGGCCTGTCCATCGACCGCTACGGCGATGTGCTGCTGCTGCAGACCTTCCACCACCCGCTGAGCGACGACGAGTACGCCGCCATCGTGGCGCACTACGCACCGCTGAATCTGCACCCGGTATACAACGACCGCAGCGAAGCCAATTCGCGCATCGGCAACCCGCTGCCGGCGGACGAACTGGAGCAGGCACAGCTGCCGCGCCTGATCAGCGAACTGGGGGTGAACTACCACTTCCAGGCCCGCCACCAGGGCCAGGACCCGTGGCTGTTCCTCGACCTGCGCGCCGGCCGCCGCCGCGTGATGGAACTGGCCGCAGGCAAGAGCGTGCTCAACCTGTTCGCCTACACCGGTGGCGTGGGTGTGGCCGCCGCCAAGGCCGGCGCCAGCTTCGTGATGAACGTGGACTTCGCCGAATCCAGCCTGCAGGTAGCGCGCGCCAACGCCAAGCTCAACGCGCTGACTACCCGCCCGCGCTGCGTGCAGAGCGACTGCTTCGCCGCCATGCGCCAGCTGTCCGGCATCGGCCAGCCGAAAATGGTGCGCGGCAAGAAAATGCCCCCGTTCCCGGCGCTGGAGCCGCGCCAGTTCGACCTGGTGTTCCTCGACCCGCCGCGCTACGCCAAGAGCCCGTTCGGCGTGGTGGATCTGATCAACGACTACCCGGCGCTGCTCAAGCCGGCGCTGCTGAGCACCGCGCCCGGCGGCGTGCTGATCTGCTGCAACAACGTGGCACAAGTGGACCGCGACACCTGGCTGGCGCAGCTGCTGCGCAGCGCCGAGAAGGCCGGCCGCCCGGTGCACAGCCACGAGTGGATCGAGCCGGAAGGCGACTTCCCCAGCTTTGACGGCCAGCCGCCGCTGAAGATGGTGCTGCTGCACGTGTGA
- a CDS encoding thioesterase family protein gives MSVFSKTVEIRWADIDANRHLRHSAYADLCAHSRIEWLQDAGFGPEAFQRLGFGPVLFRESTEYRREVHLGERITIRLSLAAASPDNGRWTFRHELYKPDGQLAAIHEVTGAWMSLTARKLIPPPGELQPLLAELGHSADFIALPLPTYK, from the coding sequence ATGAGCGTTTTCAGCAAAACCGTGGAAATCCGCTGGGCGGACATCGACGCCAACCGCCACCTGCGCCACAGCGCCTATGCCGACCTGTGCGCGCACAGCCGCATCGAATGGCTGCAGGATGCCGGCTTCGGCCCGGAGGCCTTCCAGCGCCTGGGCTTTGGCCCGGTGCTGTTCCGCGAAAGCACCGAGTACCGCCGCGAAGTGCACCTGGGCGAGCGTATCACCATCCGCCTGAGCCTGGCCGCCGCCAGCCCGGACAACGGCCGCTGGACCTTCCGCCACGAGCTGTACAAGCCGGACGGCCAGCTGGCCGCCATCCACGAAGTCACCGGCGCCTGGATGAGCCTCACGGCGCGCAAGCTGATCCCGCCGCCGGGCGAGCTGCAGCCGCTGCTGGCCGAACTCGGCCACAGCGCCGACTTCATCGCCCTGCCGCTGCCCACCTACAAATAA
- a CDS encoding sensor domain-containing diguanylate cyclase produces the protein MQAPPMPAGEQARLAILHRAALLDTPPEADLDRAVSLAAAVFAMPTAMLSLVDSHRQWFKARHGTTLCETPRDVSFCGHVVADGSLLVVEDALQDERFADNPLVAEQGMRFYAGAPLRLEGQYVIGTLCVVDEQPRQFGQEQQQQLQLLADTVSDLLRRRMALQAVERQCERLLSVNRAQAGFLLDRNMEPASQTILSPLLESSGSKLGFIASCQLDPEGNLYLDILGLAQNDPIAMAWLLPLLHKHEGSYRLYGFDHILASALSDGEPLVINQPRLFAEDDSRLAELTSLLAIPCFCHGTVKGLMVLADRPGGYEHELVAQLSTLADTIGSLLHVRDLELARQAAEAELARQASIDPLTGLANRRAFLERCQTALQLLQRYQSRFSVLMLDLDHFKLINDGLGHAAGDYVLCEIAQLLRQQLRDTDQIARWGGEEFCILLPQEDSTNALRLANRLREAISRLELSWHERLIQLTVSIGVADMQSPQDNIDILLARADQALYAAKRAGRNCCLQAEA, from the coding sequence ATGCAAGCACCCCCAATGCCTGCCGGCGAGCAGGCCAGACTCGCCATACTGCATCGTGCCGCCTTGCTGGATACCCCGCCGGAGGCGGATCTGGACCGCGCCGTTTCCCTGGCGGCCGCGGTATTTGCCATGCCTACCGCCATGCTCAGCCTGGTGGACAGCCATCGCCAGTGGTTCAAGGCACGGCATGGCACCACGCTGTGCGAAACCCCGCGCGATGTTTCCTTCTGCGGCCACGTGGTCGCCGATGGCAGCCTGCTGGTGGTGGAAGACGCGCTGCAGGACGAGCGCTTTGCCGACAACCCGCTGGTAGCCGAGCAGGGCATGCGCTTCTACGCCGGCGCGCCGCTGCGGCTGGAAGGGCAGTACGTCATCGGAACACTGTGCGTAGTGGATGAACAGCCACGGCAGTTCGGCCAGGAGCAGCAACAACAGCTGCAACTGCTGGCCGATACCGTCAGCGATCTGCTGCGCCGGCGCATGGCGCTGCAGGCGGTGGAACGGCAGTGCGAACGGCTGCTCAGCGTCAACCGGGCGCAGGCCGGCTTTCTGCTCGACCGCAATATGGAGCCGGCCAGCCAGACCATTCTTTCACCCTTGCTGGAAAGCAGCGGCAGCAAGCTCGGCTTCATCGCCAGCTGTCAGCTGGACCCGGAAGGCAACCTGTACCTGGACATCCTCGGCCTGGCGCAGAACGACCCCATCGCCATGGCCTGGCTGCTGCCGCTGCTGCACAAGCACGAGGGCAGCTACCGGTTGTATGGCTTCGACCACATCCTGGCGTCGGCACTGAGCGACGGCGAGCCGCTGGTGATCAACCAGCCGCGGCTGTTCGCCGAGGACGACAGCCGGCTGGCCGAGCTGACCTCGCTGCTGGCGATTCCCTGCTTCTGCCACGGCACGGTGAAAGGCCTGATGGTGCTGGCCGACCGCCCCGGCGGCTACGAGCACGAACTGGTGGCGCAGCTGTCCACCCTGGCCGACACCATAGGCTCGCTGCTGCACGTACGCGACCTGGAACTGGCGCGCCAGGCGGCCGAGGCGGAACTGGCGCGCCAGGCCAGCATCGACCCGCTCACCGGCCTGGCCAACCGCCGCGCCTTCCTGGAGCGCTGCCAGACGGCGCTGCAGCTGCTGCAGCGCTACCAGAGCCGCTTCAGCGTGCTGATGCTGGACCTGGACCACTTCAAGCTGATCAACGACGGCCTGGGCCATGCCGCCGGCGACTACGTGCTGTGCGAGATCGCGCAACTCCTGCGTCAGCAGCTGCGCGACACCGACCAGATCGCGCGCTGGGGCGGCGAGGAGTTCTGCATCCTGCTGCCGCAGGAAGACAGCACCAACGCGCTGCGCCTGGCCAACCGCCTGCGCGAGGCGATATCGCGGCTGGAGCTGAGCTGGCACGAGCGGCTGATCCAGCTCACCGTCAGCATCGGCGTGGCCGACATGCAGTCGCCGCAGGACAATATCGACATCCTGCTCGCCCGCGCCGACCAGGCGCTGTACGCCGCCAAGCGCGCCGGGCGCAACTGCTGCCTGCAGGCGGAAGCCTGA
- the ccoG gene encoding cytochrome c oxidase accessory protein CcoG, producing the protein MAIPIHFVSSKVYPRLTGGRFNNWRIAFVLITQLIYFGLPWLQWGGRQAVRYDFASMRGYLFGLTLLPQDLIYLAGSLIIAALGLFLWTMLAGRLWCGFSCPQTVYSQIMLWLERWVEGPPNARRRLDAAPWGAEKLLKKGSTQTLLLLFSLWTGLTLVGYFTPMRELAANLGAGHIGPWEAMFALGYAAFTWLLAGHLREQVCKHMCPYARFQGAMFDDHTLLVAYDQARGEPRGARRKEAATAAAQGDCVDCGLCVQVCPTGIDIRAGLQYECIGCGLCADACDTVMDKLAAPRGLIRFTTQHALASGKPPRLWQRPRALVYGGLIATVTVAMLASLALRQPFRVDILRDRAVMARETPDGNIENAYTVRIFNTLPQARQYRLAVNGEGVVAAQPAEPLLVPADGDRSFIVTVAADPNQLARGSHAVTFTLQDAANPQQRVSEEARLLMP; encoded by the coding sequence ATGGCCATTCCCATCCATTTCGTTTCCAGCAAGGTCTACCCGCGGCTTACCGGCGGGCGTTTCAACAACTGGCGCATCGCCTTCGTGCTGATTACCCAGCTGATCTACTTCGGCCTGCCGTGGCTGCAGTGGGGCGGCCGCCAGGCGGTGCGCTACGACTTCGCCAGCATGCGCGGCTACCTGTTCGGCCTGACGCTGCTGCCGCAGGACCTGATCTACCTGGCCGGCAGCCTGATCATTGCCGCGCTGGGGCTGTTCCTGTGGACCATGCTGGCCGGGCGGCTGTGGTGCGGCTTTTCCTGCCCGCAAACGGTGTACAGCCAGATCATGCTGTGGCTGGAGCGCTGGGTGGAAGGCCCGCCCAATGCCCGCCGCCGGCTTGATGCCGCACCGTGGGGCGCGGAGAAACTGCTGAAGAAGGGCAGCACGCAAACACTGCTGCTGCTGTTCTCGCTGTGGACCGGCCTGACCCTGGTGGGCTATTTCACCCCGATGCGCGAGCTTGCGGCCAACCTTGGCGCCGGCCATATCGGCCCATGGGAAGCCATGTTCGCGCTGGGCTATGCCGCCTTTACCTGGCTGCTGGCCGGCCACCTGCGCGAGCAGGTCTGCAAGCACATGTGCCCGTACGCCCGCTTCCAGGGCGCCATGTTCGACGACCACACCTTGCTGGTGGCCTATGACCAGGCCCGCGGCGAGCCGCGCGGCGCCCGGCGCAAGGAAGCCGCCACCGCCGCAGCGCAAGGCGACTGCGTGGACTGCGGCCTGTGCGTGCAAGTGTGTCCCACCGGCATCGACATCCGCGCCGGGCTGCAATACGAGTGCATCGGCTGTGGCCTGTGCGCCGACGCCTGCGACACGGTAATGGACAAGCTGGCCGCGCCGCGCGGGCTGATCCGCTTCACCACCCAGCATGCGCTGGCCAGCGGCAAGCCGCCGCGGCTGTGGCAACGCCCGCGCGCACTGGTCTACGGCGGGCTGATCGCCACGGTCACCGTGGCCATGCTGGCCAGCCTGGCGCTGCGCCAGCCGTTCCGTGTCGATATCCTGCGCGACCGCGCGGTGATGGCGCGCGAAACGCCGGACGGCAATATTGAGAACGCCTATACCGTGCGCATCTTCAACACCCTGCCGCAAGCGCGGCAGTACCGGCTGGCGGTGAATGGCGAAGGCGTGGTGGCGGCGCAGCCGGCGGAACCGCTGCTGGTGCCGGCCGATGGCGACCGCAGCTTTATCGTTACCGTGGCCGCCGACCCGAACCAGCTGGCGCGCGGCAGCCATGCGGTGACATTCACCCTGCAGGATGCGGCCAACCCGCAGCAACGGGTTAGCGAGGAAGCGCGGCTGCTGATGCCGTAA
- a CDS encoding FMN-binding negative transcriptional regulator → MPFYQPPSFVAAANVGRTLASEFPFATLITQHEGTPWISHLVLLPDPADPDCLLGHLAAANGHSQAVLQAPSVAIFHGEHDYISPRWYSSPNMVPTWNYRVAHAHGQASVVDGAGLSVLLQLLAARFEGADGWSMDAVPEKALTAMQRAIVGFRLRVARWEVKEKLSQNRTPQDVAGAVEALQAGSPQQQQLAARMLAVAAR, encoded by the coding sequence ATGCCCTTCTACCAGCCCCCGTCTTTCGTCGCTGCGGCCAACGTTGGCCGCACACTTGCCAGCGAGTTTCCGTTCGCCACCCTGATCACCCAGCACGAGGGCACGCCGTGGATCAGCCACCTGGTGCTACTGCCGGACCCTGCCGACCCGGACTGCCTGCTGGGCCACCTGGCCGCCGCCAACGGCCACAGCCAGGCCGTGCTGCAGGCGCCCAGCGTGGCTATCTTCCACGGCGAGCACGACTACATCTCGCCGCGCTGGTACAGCAGCCCCAATATGGTGCCCACCTGGAACTACCGCGTCGCCCATGCCCACGGCCAGGCCAGCGTGGTGGACGGTGCCGGGCTGTCTGTCCTGCTGCAGCTGCTGGCCGCGCGCTTCGAAGGTGCGGATGGCTGGAGCATGGACGCGGTGCCGGAAAAGGCGCTGACTGCCATGCAGCGCGCCATCGTCGGTTTCCGCCTGCGGGTGGCACGCTGGGAAGTGAAGGAAAAGCTCAGCCAGAACCGCACACCGCAGGACGTGGCCGGCGCGGTAGAGGCGCTGCAGGCCGGCAGCCCGCAGCAGCAACAGTTGGCCGCACGCATGCTGGCGGTAGCCGCGCGCTGA
- a CDS encoding ABC transporter substrate-binding protein → MLSRFLPCLCLLPALLVSLPAHAANPDAIVLSRISGEPLSDVTYRILQEAYRRLGIRLSSVALPVERSLRYSNSGGTDGEVMRIAGLEQDYPNLVRVPVPLLEVRMQAFTTGANYPVHGWQSLQNYRLCVRSGIRIVLQHTEGMQREITHSEQQLFSMLRAGRCDMAILSQDSWLLIDRLHQGPLHALEPPLSSEPLYHYLNKRRAALLPGLTAVLRDMQRDHSMQRILQQFDAEVAAARARQALP, encoded by the coding sequence ATGCTCAGCCGATTCCTACCCTGCCTGTGCCTGCTGCCGGCACTGCTGGTCAGCCTGCCAGCCCATGCGGCCAACCCCGATGCCATAGTACTGTCGCGCATCTCCGGGGAGCCGCTGTCCGATGTCACCTACCGCATCCTGCAGGAGGCGTACCGCCGGCTGGGCATCCGCCTGAGCAGCGTAGCGCTGCCGGTCGAGCGCTCGCTGCGCTACTCCAACAGCGGTGGCACCGACGGCGAGGTGATGCGCATCGCCGGCCTCGAACAGGACTACCCCAACCTGGTGCGCGTGCCGGTGCCGCTGCTGGAGGTGCGGATGCAGGCCTTCACCACCGGGGCCAACTACCCGGTGCATGGCTGGCAGAGCCTGCAGAACTACCGGCTGTGCGTGCGCAGCGGCATCCGCATCGTGCTGCAGCACACCGAGGGCATGCAGCGCGAAATCACCCACAGCGAGCAGCAGCTGTTCTCCATGCTGCGTGCCGGCCGCTGCGACATGGCCATTCTCAGCCAGGATTCCTGGCTGCTGATCGACCGCCTGCACCAGGGGCCGCTGCACGCGCTGGAACCGCCGCTGAGCAGCGAGCCGCTATACCACTACCTCAACAAGCGCCGCGCCGCACTGCTACCCGGGCTGACCGCCGTGCTGCGCGACATGCAGCGCGACCACAGCATGCAGCGCATCCTGCAGCAGTTCGATGCCGAAGTGGCGGCAGCACGCGCACGTCAGGCGCTGCCCTGA
- a CDS encoding DUF1304 domain-containing protein codes for MPLAARIAIAVVALIHVYILVLEMLLWTRPAGRRAFGLTPQLAADTRVLAANQGLYNGFLAAGLLWSLLPGSPAGIAPFFLGCVLLAGVFGAATASRKILYVQALPAAIALALLQL; via the coding sequence ATGCCGCTTGCCGCCCGTATCGCCATCGCCGTAGTGGCGCTGATCCATGTCTACATCCTGGTGCTGGAAATGCTGCTGTGGACGCGCCCGGCCGGCCGGCGTGCCTTTGGCCTGACGCCGCAGCTGGCCGCCGACACCCGCGTGCTTGCGGCCAACCAGGGGCTGTACAACGGCTTCCTGGCCGCCGGCCTGCTGTGGAGCCTGCTGCCTGGCAGCCCGGCCGGCATCGCGCCGTTCTTCCTGGGCTGCGTGCTGCTGGCCGGCGTGTTCGGCGCCGCCACCGCCAGCCGCAAGATCCTGTACGTGCAGGCGCTGCCGGCCGCCATTGCGCTGGCGCTGCTGCAGCTGTAG
- a CDS encoding YaeQ family protein, translating to MALKATIYKADLAISDMDRGYYASHNLTLAQHPSETIERMMLRIAVFALHADERLHFSKGISADDEPDLWRKNYAEEVEQWIELGEPDEKRMRQICSRADNVWVYSYGGRSAEVWWPGMAGKVGRFEHLNIMSVPVEALAELAALCQRSMQLTATIQDGTLWLSSEQGSASLTPQRLYGGDNR from the coding sequence ATGGCCCTGAAAGCCACCATCTACAAAGCCGACCTCGCCATTTCCGACATGGATCGCGGCTACTACGCCAGCCACAACCTGACGCTGGCACAGCACCCGTCGGAAACCATCGAGCGCATGATGCTGCGCATCGCGGTGTTCGCACTGCATGCCGACGAACGGCTGCACTTCAGCAAGGGCATCAGCGCCGACGACGAGCCGGACCTGTGGCGCAAGAATTACGCCGAAGAAGTAGAGCAGTGGATCGAGCTGGGCGAGCCGGACGAAAAACGCATGCGCCAGATCTGCAGCCGCGCCGACAACGTGTGGGTGTACAGCTACGGCGGCCGCTCGGCCGAGGTGTGGTGGCCGGGCATGGCCGGCAAGGTGGGCCGCTTCGAGCACCTGAACATCATGAGCGTGCCGGTCGAGGCACTGGCGGAACTGGCCGCGCTGTGCCAGCGCAGCATGCAGCTGACCGCCACCATCCAGGACGGCACGCTGTGGCTGAGTAGCGAGCAGGGCAGCGCCAGCCTGACGCCGCAGCGGCTGTACGGCGGCGACAACCGCTGA
- a CDS encoding TetR/AcrR family transcriptional regulator, with protein sequence MSKKSVTRETILQQAVALASASGIAALTIGELASASGMSKSGLFAHFGSKEALQLAVVEAAQAQFVEETLKPVLQLPRGLPRLSALFDAWVGRLEAGRYPGGCPLLAACYEFDDQPGVVRDALMAGQARLREALQRMLQDACEQGELPAGSDPALLAFMLFGLVQSAHHDRQLLGRNDAEQLARRGFALLTAQGSA encoded by the coding sequence ATGAGTAAAAAGTCAGTCACGCGGGAGACCATCCTGCAACAGGCCGTGGCATTGGCCAGCGCCAGCGGTATTGCCGCGTTGACCATAGGCGAGCTGGCATCGGCCAGCGGCATGTCGAAAAGCGGGCTGTTCGCGCACTTCGGCAGCAAGGAGGCGCTGCAGCTGGCGGTGGTGGAGGCGGCGCAGGCGCAGTTCGTCGAGGAGACGCTCAAGCCGGTGCTGCAACTGCCGCGCGGCCTGCCGCGGCTGAGCGCGCTGTTCGACGCCTGGGTGGGGCGGCTGGAAGCCGGCCGCTACCCGGGCGGCTGCCCGCTGCTGGCGGCCTGCTACGAGTTCGACGATCAGCCCGGCGTGGTGCGCGATGCGCTGATGGCCGGCCAGGCCAGGCTGCGCGAGGCGCTGCAGCGCATGCTGCAGGACGCCTGCGAGCAGGGCGAGCTGCCGGCGGGCAGCGACCCGGCGCTACTGGCCTTCATGCTGTTCGGCCTGGTGCAGAGCGCGCATCACGACCGCCAGCTGCTGGGCCGCAATGACGCCGAGCAGCTGGCGCGGCGCGGCTTTGCGCTGCTGACGGCTCAGGGCAGCGCCTGA
- a CDS encoding PLP-dependent aminotransferase family protein → MSKYGQLVQGIIHAIERGDYRRGDALPSLRQLVQQHAVSLNTARRAYYELERLGYAEAQPRRGYVVAAGASAAGDSLIAPLGAPFPHPALYDTRALSHAFVAAMRHYHEALAEPALAGLPALRRQLAREAATEGWELHADEVLITCGGMEALSLAIAAVTHGVARPTLAVLLPAFPGLLGWLAEHGVRLLPLQLAADGSLDTTALEAALARGELQGIALMSAFAHPHGRSLPPATRQQLLALAARYDVALIEDDAYRQLGFDEAVPLPLRAADDSGRVLLCGTFSKSLAPGYRVGWLLPGRYAELARRLKLAQTLASPLPNQLALAELLTGGRHLPGLRRLRQQLAGRVRALESALRPILPAGCVLPPAEGGYFVWLENLPADCELLAAEAQQHGIQLAAGTLCQPGEAGRHALRLNASYFDAASQQPALDWLARAWRRSG, encoded by the coding sequence GTGAGCAAATACGGTCAACTGGTGCAGGGCATCATCCACGCCATCGAACGCGGCGACTACCGCCGCGGCGATGCGCTGCCTTCACTGCGCCAGCTGGTGCAGCAGCATGCCGTCAGCCTCAACACCGCGCGCCGCGCTTACTACGAGCTGGAGCGGCTGGGCTATGCCGAGGCGCAGCCGCGCCGCGGCTACGTGGTGGCTGCCGGCGCCAGTGCCGCCGGCGACAGCCTGATTGCCCCGCTGGGCGCACCGTTTCCCCACCCTGCCCTGTACGACACCCGCGCGCTGAGCCATGCCTTTGTTGCCGCCATGCGCCACTACCACGAGGCGCTGGCGGAGCCGGCGCTGGCCGGGCTGCCGGCGTTGCGTCGCCAGCTGGCGCGCGAAGCGGCGACGGAAGGCTGGGAGCTGCACGCCGACGAAGTGCTGATCACCTGCGGCGGCATGGAGGCATTGTCACTGGCGATTGCCGCCGTCACCCACGGTGTGGCGCGGCCAACCCTGGCGGTGCTGCTGCCGGCCTTCCCCGGCCTGCTGGGCTGGCTGGCCGAACACGGCGTGCGCCTGCTGCCGTTGCAACTGGCGGCGGATGGCTCGCTGGATACCACCGCGCTGGAGGCGGCGCTGGCGCGCGGCGAGCTGCAGGGCATCGCGCTGATGTCGGCGTTTGCCCACCCGCATGGCCGCAGCCTGCCACCGGCCACCCGGCAGCAACTGCTGGCGTTGGCCGCGCGCTACGACGTGGCGCTGATCGAGGACGACGCCTACCGCCAACTGGGCTTCGACGAAGCCGTACCGCTGCCGCTGCGCGCCGCCGACGACAGCGGCCGGGTGCTGCTGTGCGGCACTTTTTCCAAATCGCTGGCGCCGGGTTACCGCGTGGGCTGGCTGCTGCCGGGGCGCTATGCCGAACTGGCGCGGCGCTTGAAGCTGGCGCAGACCCTGGCCAGCCCGCTGCCCAACCAGCTGGCGTTGGCCGAATTGCTGACCGGCGGCCGCCACCTGCCCGGCCTGCGTCGCCTGCGCCAGCAACTGGCCGGCCGGGTGCGCGCGCTGGAGTCGGCACTGCGGCCCATCCTGCCTGCCGGCTGCGTACTGCCGCCAGCCGAGGGCGGCTATTTCGTGTGGCTGGAAAACCTGCCGGCGGACTGCGAACTGCTGGCGGCCGAGGCGCAGCAGCATGGCATCCAGCTGGCGGCGGGCACGCTGTGCCAGCCGGGCGAGGCCGGCCGCCATGCACTGCGGCTCAATGCCAGCTACTTCGATGCCGCCAGCCAGCAGCCGGCACTGGACTGGCTGGCGCGCGCCTGGCGGCGTAGCGGTTGA
- a CDS encoding YgjP-like metallopeptidase domain-containing protein: MLQIKYLAGYPEAILQQVAALLDSGQLGSWLARRYPERHDIQTDRALYDYVSELKQRYLKNTPALARVQYDNKLHPVKGTLGSNAFVSRVQGGKLKSKNEIRIATLFRDAPPPLLRMIVVHELAHLKVKDHDKAFYQLCCHMEPHYHQLELDLRLWLLAREQEAAPD; the protein is encoded by the coding sequence ATGCTCCAGATCAAATACCTCGCCGGCTACCCGGAAGCCATTCTGCAACAGGTGGCCGCCCTGCTGGACAGCGGCCAGCTGGGCAGCTGGCTGGCCCGCCGCTACCCGGAACGCCACGACATCCAGACCGACCGCGCGCTGTACGACTACGTCAGCGAGCTCAAGCAGCGCTACCTGAAAAACACCCCGGCGCTGGCGCGCGTGCAGTACGACAACAAGCTGCACCCGGTAAAGGGCACGCTGGGCAGCAACGCCTTCGTGTCGCGGGTGCAGGGCGGCAAGCTCAAGAGCAAGAACGAGATCCGCATCGCCACGCTGTTCCGCGATGCCCCGCCGCCGCTGTTACGCATGATCGTGGTGCACGAGCTGGCCCACCTCAAGGTCAAAGACCACGACAAGGCCTTCTACCAGCTGTGCTGCCACATGGAGCCGCACTACCACCAGCTGGAACTCGACCTGCGGCTGTGGCTGCTGGCGCGCGAGCAGGAGGCCGCCCCCGACTGA
- a CDS encoding ABC transporter substrate-binding protein — protein sequence MWRTIALVWLGLLPCLGQAAEPPLSVHFSNSEYAPLIGEKLRYGGVLTRLVTEVFRRGNVTVRYSWYPNNRAIQLARIGDVDGSVGWTPNEDRRRDLLFTDEVLPFRMVLFQRRGERYPWHTLADLSRYRFGITVGNFYSDTFTRLQEKGVLKVDTAGDDVSNLRKLAAGRIDLFPMESEAGMLTTLLHLEPGDATRIVPQDRAYWSTPLCVAISRKTPHAAELVARFNRELKKLRDSGGFDSLLSGTRAEVYAALEHHER from the coding sequence ATGTGGCGCACTATCGCGCTGGTGTGGCTTGGCCTGTTGCCGTGCCTGGGGCAGGCGGCGGAGCCACCGCTCAGCGTGCATTTTTCCAATTCGGAGTATGCCCCGCTGATAGGCGAGAAGCTGCGCTACGGCGGCGTGCTGACGCGGCTGGTCACCGAGGTGTTCCGCCGCGGCAATGTTACCGTGCGCTACAGCTGGTACCCGAACAACCGCGCCATCCAGCTGGCGCGCATCGGCGACGTGGACGGCAGCGTGGGCTGGACGCCGAACGAGGATCGCCGCCGCGACCTGCTGTTCACCGACGAGGTGCTGCCGTTCCGCATGGTGCTGTTCCAGCGCCGCGGCGAACGCTACCCCTGGCACACGCTGGCCGACCTGTCGCGCTACCGTTTCGGCATCACCGTCGGCAATTTCTACTCCGACACCTTTACCCGGCTGCAGGAAAAGGGTGTGCTGAAGGTAGACACCGCCGGTGACGATGTCAGCAATCTGCGCAAGCTGGCCGCCGGGCGCATCGACCTGTTCCCGATGGAAAGCGAGGCCGGCATGCTCACCACCCTGCTGCACCTGGAGCCGGGCGACGCCACGCGCATCGTGCCGCAGGACCGCGCCTACTGGAGCACGCCGCTGTGCGTGGCCATCTCGCGCAAGACGCCGCACGCGGCGGAGCTGGTGGCGCGTTTCAACCGCGAGCTGAAGAAACTGCGCGACAGCGGCGGCTTCGACAGCCTGCTCAGCGGCACCCGCGCCGAGGTCTATGCGGCGCTGGAACATCACGAACGCTGA